A region from the Gemmatimonadota bacterium genome encodes:
- a CDS encoding sialidase: MSRSAVVLALALATHGLAAGAQGPRIAPEVYKGLHWRTIGPEGNRFSAAAGVPGDPMTYYVGSASGGIWKTVDAGVNWKSIFDGHPVQSIGALAIAKSDPNVIYAGTGEAHIRSHISLGMGMYKSTDAGQTWTQVGLEKTGRIARIAIHPQDPDVALACALGHSYGPQPERGVFRTTDGGANWTRVLHVDENTGCSDLAMDPRNPRILFAGMWQFEIKTWGRRSGGPGSGLFTSRDGGTTWTRIVGRGLPTKPTGKHALAISPSNPDRVYALIETGDGVPWEGQETESGQLWRTEDGGANWVLISRDRNAMGRAHYYSRVVVNPSDEDEAYFLTASFSKTIDGGRAINVLQRGEAPGGDHHDMWIDPGNGNRMIVAHDQGLSISQNRGKTWFRQRLLNAQMYHVTVDNEIPYNVLGNKQDEPSYRGPSNSRVQGFGGDGGIPRGMWHSVGGGESGWATPDPVDSKIVWSTASGSGMVGGIVVRFEEERRQFRNVEIWPQQLNGPPADHKFRFVWDSPLQISPHDRNTLYVGSQHVHRTTNGGQSWEVISPDLTLNDKSRQGSSGGLTPDNIGVEYTGVVYGIAESPIERGLIWVGTNDGLVQLTRDNGKTWTNVTANLPGLLPWGSIRSIAPSKYNAGTAYLTVDYHQVNNRDPFIYKTTDYGRTWRKIVNGIPVSPLSYVRVIAEDPVRRGLLFAGAENAIYVSFDDGENWQPLQNDLPAAPVSGIVIQPHFSDLVISTYGRGFWIMDDITALRQLTPDVLARDVHLFTQRFAYRFRPITAPSTTYDDPTTGENPRYGAGINYYLKQPVQGRVTLTVANAQGQVVRTLTGTNTAGVNRVYWDLRYEPTTEVRLRTSPIYAAHIIAPAEGRVAPGTGRLSILAPPGTYTVTLNAGGQTQSQTVEVRKDPNSGGTEGDITAQVAMLTQIARDMNDGADAVHRIESMRVQLDGLGRAVEDAQVRRTATELGQKLLDLEMNLVDLRQTGTGQDGVRFGSKLLSKLNYLTGGVSASDFKPTDQATEVRTILNTQLRDHLNALDLLISRDLQAFNDLLKSRNIPNIVVRPRSGVS; the protein is encoded by the coding sequence ATGTCCCGATCCGCTGTCGTTCTCGCCCTTGCCCTAGCCACACACGGCCTTGCGGCCGGCGCCCAGGGCCCGCGTATTGCCCCTGAGGTGTACAAAGGGCTCCACTGGCGGACCATCGGCCCCGAGGGCAACCGATTCTCTGCTGCGGCCGGCGTCCCCGGCGACCCGATGACCTACTACGTCGGATCGGCCTCCGGTGGGATCTGGAAGACCGTCGATGCCGGGGTGAACTGGAAGTCGATCTTTGACGGACATCCCGTGCAGTCGATCGGCGCCCTCGCCATCGCCAAGTCGGACCCCAACGTCATTTACGCGGGCACCGGGGAAGCACACATCCGGTCGCACATCTCGCTGGGCATGGGGATGTACAAGTCGACGGATGCTGGCCAGACCTGGACGCAGGTTGGCCTCGAAAAGACCGGGCGCATCGCGCGCATCGCCATCCATCCACAAGACCCTGATGTCGCGCTCGCCTGCGCGCTGGGGCACTCCTACGGTCCGCAACCCGAGCGTGGGGTATTTCGCACGACGGACGGTGGCGCCAACTGGACGCGCGTGTTGCACGTGGACGAGAACACCGGGTGCTCCGACCTTGCGATGGACCCACGGAATCCGCGCATCCTCTTTGCCGGGATGTGGCAGTTCGAGATCAAGACCTGGGGACGTCGCAGTGGCGGGCCAGGGAGCGGGTTGTTCACGTCACGCGACGGTGGGACGACTTGGACGCGCATCGTCGGGCGCGGCCTCCCGACCAAGCCCACCGGCAAGCACGCGCTGGCCATCTCGCCGTCCAACCCGGATCGCGTGTACGCGCTGATCGAGACGGGGGATGGTGTGCCGTGGGAAGGGCAGGAAACCGAGAGCGGGCAACTCTGGCGAACCGAGGACGGTGGGGCGAATTGGGTGCTCATCTCGCGTGACCGCAACGCCATGGGACGCGCCCACTACTACTCGCGCGTGGTGGTGAACCCCTCGGATGAAGACGAGGCGTATTTCCTGACCGCGTCCTTCTCCAAGACCATCGACGGCGGGCGCGCCATCAACGTGCTGCAACGTGGCGAGGCGCCAGGCGGTGACCACCACGACATGTGGATCGATCCGGGCAACGGCAACCGGATGATCGTTGCGCACGACCAGGGGCTGTCGATCTCGCAGAACCGCGGCAAGACCTGGTTCCGGCAGCGCCTGCTCAACGCGCAGATGTACCACGTGACGGTGGACAACGAGATTCCATACAACGTGCTCGGCAACAAGCAGGACGAGCCGTCGTATCGCGGACCGTCCAACAGTCGCGTCCAGGGCTTCGGGGGCGATGGCGGCATCCCGCGCGGGATGTGGCACTCGGTCGGTGGGGGCGAGAGCGGCTGGGCCACGCCGGACCCGGTCGACTCGAAGATTGTCTGGTCGACCGCCTCGGGGTCGGGGATGGTCGGCGGGATCGTCGTGCGGTTCGAGGAGGAGCGTCGCCAGTTCCGCAACGTCGAGATCTGGCCGCAGCAGCTCAATGGTCCGCCGGCCGACCACAAGTTCCGCTTTGTGTGGGACTCGCCGCTGCAGATCTCCCCGCATGACCGGAACACGCTCTATGTGGGGAGCCAGCACGTACACCGCACGACCAATGGCGGCCAGAGCTGGGAAGTGATCTCGCCGGATCTCACCCTCAACGACAAGAGCCGCCAGGGCAGTTCCGGCGGGCTCACCCCGGACAACATCGGCGTGGAGTACACCGGCGTGGTGTATGGGATCGCCGAGTCGCCGATCGAGAGGGGGTTGATCTGGGTAGGGACGAATGACGGATTGGTGCAGCTCACCCGCGACAATGGGAAAACCTGGACCAACGTGACGGCGAACCTCCCCGGGTTGCTCCCGTGGGGATCGATCCGCTCGATCGCGCCGTCGAAGTACAACGCCGGCACCGCGTACCTCACGGTGGACTACCACCAAGTGAACAACCGCGATCCGTTCATCTACAAGACCACCGACTACGGGCGCACCTGGCGTAAGATCGTGAACGGGATCCCGGTCAGTCCGTTGAGCTATGTGCGGGTGATTGCCGAGGATCCCGTGCGTCGCGGGCTGCTCTTTGCGGGGGCGGAGAATGCGATCTACGTGAGCTTTGACGACGGCGAGAACTGGCAGCCGCTGCAGAACGACCTTCCGGCGGCGCCGGTGTCGGGGATCGTAATCCAGCCGCACTTCAGCGACCTGGTGATCTCGACATATGGCCGCGGCTTCTGGATCATGGACGACATCACGGCGTTGCGGCAGCTGACGCCTGATGTGCTGGCGAGGGACGTGCACCTGTTCACGCAACGGTTCGCCTATCGGTTCCGCCCGATTACCGCGCCGTCGACGACCTACGACGATCCTACCACGGGCGAGAACCCGCGCTACGGCGCCGGGATCAACTACTACCTCAAGCAGCCGGTGCAGGGGCGTGTGACCCTCACGGTGGCGAACGCGCAGGGACAGGTGGTGCGTACCCTGACGGGGACCAACACGGCCGGCGTGAATCGCGTGTACTGGGACCTGCGCTACGAACCAACCACGGAAGTGCGGCTGCGCACGTCGCCGATATACGCGGCGCACATCATAGCGCCGGCCGAGGGTCGTGTGGCGCCAGGCACGGGCCGCCTGAGCATTCTGGCTCCTCCGGGCACGTACACGGTGACGCTCAATGCAGGGGGACAGACGCAGTCGCAGACCGTTGAGGTGCGCAAGGACCCGAACAGTGGTGGGACCGAGGGCGATATCACCGCACAAGTGGCGATGCTCACCCAGATCGCGCGCGACATGAATGACGGCGCCGATGCCGTGCACCGGATCGAGTCCATGCGGGTGCAGCTCGACGGGCTCGGGCGCGCGGTCGAGGACGCACAAGTTCGCCGGACGGCCACCGAGCTGGGGCAGAAGCTCCTTGATCTGGAGATGAACCTCGTCGACCTGCGGCAAACCGGTACCGGCCAGGACGGCGTG